The following proteins are co-located in the Massilia litorea genome:
- a CDS encoding ATP-binding protein gives MNRRSSIRKKLVVVVMATTFAALLVSVGLIIGYDLRNYQRSLINDLSTQAELVGHMTSAALAFDDPRLAGENLALLRTRPIVGAAAIYDEHGRLFASYAAPGAPGAFPPRPEAPGARSEGRHVMLFRPIVENGETVGTVWLRAENRMLARTLDYLAIALGVMLLAMGTAYLLMRRMGRVITAPIVAVTEIARDVVATRDYSRRAPRVGNDEAAELADSFNAMLTEIEQRTRELEDSNGEIVREAQERSRAQQEIMRLNEQLEHRVDERTLQLALANAELANAIDEAHNANQAKSAFLSSMSHELRTPLNAILGFAQILTSASLPTTDTQKKEFANHILKSGRHLLTLINEILDLAKVESGTITLSMEPVALGEILGECQTMIEPLAAARGIRVLFPQQVNAVLLADRTRLKQVLLNLLSNAIKYNRDAGAVVLDCQQASPGRMRISVQDTGMGLRPDQVDSLFQPFNRLGQEAGAQEGTGIGLVVTRRLVELMNGTIEVTSSPNVGSVFTIELGTTAPLASQASALAAVEAAPAAGGDGVPQLVLYVEDNPANLKLVEEIVRFRPDLRLLAAGDGPGGLALARAHHPDIILMDLNLPGMSGLEVLAQLQREPATRDIPVIALTANAMTRDIERGMAAGFFRYLTKPIDIDKFNEAIDLTLAHLRAGRATGGTAS, from the coding sequence GTGAACCGGCGCTCCTCGATCCGCAAAAAACTGGTGGTGGTCGTGATGGCCACCACCTTCGCCGCGCTGCTGGTGTCGGTCGGCCTGATCATCGGCTACGACCTGCGCAACTACCAGCGCTCCCTGATCAACGACTTGTCGACCCAGGCCGAACTGGTCGGCCACATGACCTCGGCCGCGCTGGCCTTCGACGACCCGCGCCTGGCGGGCGAGAATCTCGCCTTGCTGCGCACCCGGCCGATCGTCGGCGCGGCCGCCATCTACGACGAGCACGGACGCCTGTTCGCCTCGTATGCGGCGCCCGGCGCGCCCGGCGCCTTCCCGCCGCGTCCGGAAGCGCCGGGCGCGCGCAGCGAGGGCCGGCACGTCATGCTGTTCCGCCCGATCGTGGAAAACGGCGAGACCGTCGGCACCGTCTGGCTGCGCGCCGAGAACCGGATGCTGGCGCGCACGCTCGACTACCTGGCGATCGCCCTCGGGGTGATGCTGCTGGCGATGGGCACGGCCTACCTGCTGATGCGGCGCATGGGCCGCGTCATCACGGCGCCGATCGTGGCCGTCACCGAAATCGCGCGCGACGTCGTCGCCACGCGCGACTATTCGCGGCGCGCGCCGCGCGTCGGCAACGACGAGGCGGCGGAACTGGCCGACTCGTTCAACGCGATGCTGACCGAGATCGAGCAGCGCACGCGCGAACTGGAAGACTCGAACGGAGAAATCGTGCGCGAGGCCCAGGAGCGCTCGCGCGCGCAGCAGGAAATCATGCGCCTGAACGAGCAGCTCGAACACCGCGTCGACGAACGTACGCTGCAGCTGGCGCTGGCCAATGCCGAACTGGCGAACGCCATCGACGAGGCGCACAACGCCAACCAGGCGAAATCCGCTTTTCTTTCCTCGATGAGCCATGAGCTGCGCACGCCGCTCAACGCGATCCTCGGCTTCGCGCAGATACTGACCTCCGCATCGCTGCCGACCACCGACACGCAGAAGAAGGAATTCGCGAACCACATCCTGAAGTCGGGGCGGCACCTGCTCACCCTGATCAACGAGATCCTCGACCTGGCGAAAGTCGAATCGGGCACGATTACCCTGTCGATGGAACCGGTGGCGCTGGGCGAGATCCTTGGCGAGTGCCAGACCATGATCGAACCGCTGGCGGCGGCGCGCGGCATCCGCGTGCTGTTCCCGCAGCAGGTGAACGCCGTGCTGCTGGCCGACCGCACGCGCCTGAAACAGGTGCTGCTCAACCTGCTGTCGAACGCGATCAAGTACAACCGCGACGCCGGCGCCGTGGTGCTCGACTGCCAGCAGGCGAGCCCCGGGCGCATGCGCATTTCGGTGCAGGACACCGGCATGGGCCTGCGCCCCGACCAGGTCGACAGCCTGTTCCAGCCATTCAACCGCCTCGGCCAGGAAGCGGGCGCCCAGGAGGGAACCGGCATCGGCCTGGTGGTCACGCGCCGCCTCGTCGAGCTGATGAACGGCACCATCGAGGTCACCAGCAGCCCGAATGTCGGCAGCGTGTTTACGATCGAGCTGGGCACCACCGCGCCGCTGGCTTCGCAGGCCAGCGCCCTCGCTGCGGTCGAGGCCGCGCCGGCTGCCGGCGGCGACGGTGTGCCGCAGCTGGTGCTGTATGTCGAGGACAATCCGGCCAACCTGAAACTGGTCGAGGAGATCGTGCGCTTCCGGCCCGACCTGCGCCTGCTGGCCGCCGGCGACGGCCCGGGCGGCCTGGCGCTGGCGCGCGCGCATCATCCCGACATCATCCTGATGGACCTGAACCTGCCCGGCATGAGCGGCCTCGAAGTGCTGGCGCAACTCCAGCGCGAGCCGGCGACCAGGGACATTCCGGTGATCGCGCTGACGGCGAACGCGATGACGCGCGACATCGAACGCGGCATGGCGGCCGGCTTCTTCCGCTATCTCACCAAGCCGATCGACATCGACAAGTTCAACGAAGCGATCGACCTCACGCTGGCGCACCTGCGCGCAGGCAGGGCAACAGGAGGAACGGCATCGTGA
- a CDS encoding EAL domain-containing protein has translation MITPAEVRRARVLIVDDQPVNVQLLEYLLKTTGYENVHSTSDPRQVVSLHLKYRFDLIILDLHMPHMDGFQVMEALKPLESESWLPVLVVTAEPDKKLAALEAGARDFIGKPLDTVEVMTRIRNLLEVRLMHRESREYGARLERTVRERTAALGRFRSAMDATTDGIFLIDAASLALVDVSDGACRMLGFSREALLRIDPVALGLTTRAQLERHLATNGAAHETDINETELLRAGGEGAVPVEISWQWQEAGSSKLLIAVARDISERLQAQQRLKHLASFDGLTGLPNRTLFFQNLREAIELAQDKAWRVAVLFITLDRFKIVNDSLGPALGDELLRQFSDRLVRVREQRGAVGRLGGDEFAVILSMTREQQGEAAHVANEIRESLRAPFDLNGQHAVLTASIGIAMYPDDAVEPETLVKYADTAMVRAKEAGRDGYRFFTAGMNVQVLARLDLELALRSALEGEQFVLHYQPKLELSTGRVCGVEALLRWHRPGHGLVYPAEFVPVLEETGMVVRIGEWIIDEACRQIAEWQEEGVRELRVAVNVSSRQFVEGDLEGVVRAALERHGIEPGLLELELTESALMTNAERTIEVLERLKALGIRIAIDDFGTGYSSLAYLKRFPIDKLKIDIAFVRDIVTNPDDAAIALAIISMAHSLHMQVIAEGVETRAQMAYLRRHRCDEIQGFHFSRALPAAQLAQLVRKNRETPDRPTADDSNVQTILVVDDDVDTLTALHRLFRRDNYRVLTASTPTEAFELLALYRVQVVMCDQRMPVMSGTEFLSKVKEMYPDTMRIILSGYTGINTVLESINRGSIYKFYTKPWNDAELRDNVRLAFRHYWMEHGPYDDRKVPRTG, from the coding sequence GTGATCACGCCCGCCGAAGTGCGCCGCGCGCGCGTGCTGATCGTCGACGACCAGCCGGTCAATGTGCAGCTGCTGGAATATCTGTTAAAAACCACCGGCTACGAGAACGTCCACAGCACCAGCGACCCGCGCCAGGTGGTGTCGCTGCACCTGAAATACCGCTTCGACCTGATCATCCTGGATTTGCACATGCCGCACATGGACGGCTTCCAGGTGATGGAGGCGTTAAAACCGCTGGAAAGCGAATCCTGGCTGCCGGTGCTGGTGGTGACGGCCGAACCGGACAAGAAGCTGGCGGCGCTGGAAGCCGGCGCGCGCGACTTCATCGGCAAACCGCTCGACACGGTCGAGGTGATGACGCGCATCCGCAACCTGCTGGAAGTGCGCCTGATGCACCGCGAGTCGCGCGAATACGGCGCGCGCCTGGAGCGAACGGTGCGCGAGCGGACCGCGGCGCTGGGGCGCTTTCGCAGCGCGATGGACGCCACTACCGACGGCATCTTCCTGATCGACGCGGCCAGCCTGGCGCTGGTCGACGTCAGCGACGGCGCCTGCCGCATGCTCGGCTTCTCGCGTGAGGCGCTGCTGCGCATCGACCCGGTGGCGCTGGGACTGACCACCAGGGCCCAGCTCGAGCGCCACCTGGCCACCAACGGCGCGGCGCACGAGACCGACATCAACGAGACCGAACTGCTGCGCGCCGGCGGAGAAGGCGCGGTGCCGGTCGAGATCAGCTGGCAGTGGCAGGAGGCCGGTTCGAGCAAGCTGCTGATCGCGGTGGCGCGCGACATCAGCGAGCGCCTCCAGGCGCAGCAGCGCCTGAAGCACCTGGCCAGCTTCGACGGCCTCACCGGCCTGCCCAACCGCACCCTGTTCTTCCAGAACCTGCGCGAAGCGATCGAGCTGGCGCAGGATAAGGCCTGGCGCGTGGCGGTGCTGTTCATCACGCTCGACCGTTTTAAGATCGTCAACGATTCACTGGGTCCGGCGCTGGGCGATGAGCTGCTGCGCCAGTTCAGCGACCGCCTGGTGCGCGTGCGCGAACAGCGTGGCGCGGTCGGGCGCCTCGGCGGCGACGAGTTCGCCGTCATCCTCAGCATGACGCGCGAGCAGCAGGGAGAGGCGGCGCACGTCGCCAACGAAATCCGCGAATCGCTGCGCGCGCCCTTCGACCTGAACGGCCAGCATGCCGTGCTCACCGCCAGCATCGGCATCGCCATGTATCCGGATGACGCGGTCGAGCCGGAGACCCTGGTGAAATATGCCGATACGGCGATGGTGCGCGCCAAGGAAGCGGGGCGCGACGGCTACCGCTTCTTCACGGCCGGGATGAATGTGCAGGTCCTGGCCCGGCTCGACCTCGAGCTGGCGCTGCGCAGCGCGCTCGAGGGAGAACAGTTCGTGCTGCATTACCAGCCGAAGCTGGAGCTCAGTACGGGGCGCGTGTGCGGGGTCGAGGCGCTGCTGCGCTGGCACCGGCCCGGCCACGGCCTGGTGTATCCGGCCGAATTCGTGCCGGTGCTGGAAGAAACCGGGATGGTGGTGCGCATCGGCGAGTGGATCATCGACGAGGCCTGCCGCCAGATCGCCGAGTGGCAGGAGGAGGGCGTGCGCGAGCTGCGCGTGGCAGTCAACGTATCGAGCCGCCAGTTCGTCGAGGGAGACCTGGAGGGCGTGGTGCGCGCGGCGCTCGAACGCCACGGCATCGAGCCCGGACTGCTGGAGCTCGAGCTGACCGAAAGCGCGCTGATGACGAATGCCGAGCGCACCATCGAGGTGCTGGAACGATTGAAGGCGCTGGGCATCCGGATCGCGATCGACGACTTCGGCACCGGCTACTCGAGCCTGGCCTATCTGAAACGCTTCCCGATCGATAAACTGAAAATCGATATCGCGTTCGTGCGCGACATCGTCACCAATCCTGACGACGCCGCGATTGCGCTGGCCATCATCAGCATGGCGCACAGCCTGCACATGCAGGTGATCGCCGAGGGTGTCGAGACGCGCGCCCAGATGGCCTACCTGCGGCGCCACCGCTGCGACGAGATCCAAGGTTTTCATTTTTCGCGCGCGCTGCCGGCCGCCCAGCTGGCCCAACTGGTGCGCAAGAACCGCGAGACGCCGGACCGGCCCACCGCCGACGACAGCAACGTCCAGACCATCCTGGTGGTCGACGACGACGTCGATACGCTCACCGCGCTGCACCGCCTGTTCCGCCGCGATAACTACCGGGTGCTGACGGCGTCGACGCCGACCGAGGCCTTCGAGCTGCTGGCGCTGTACCGGGTGCAGGTCGTGATGTGCGACCAGCGCATGCCGGTCATGAGCGGCACCGAGTTCCTGAGCAAGGTAAAGGAGATGTATCCGGACACGATGCGGATCATCCTGTCCGGTTACACGGGCATCAACACCGTGCTCGAATCGATCAACCGCGGGTCGATCTACAAGTTTTATACGAAGCCGTGGAACGATGCGGAGTTGCGCGATAACGTGCGGCTAGCGTTCCGGCATTACTGGATGGAACACGGGCCCTACGATGACCGCAAGGTGCCCAGGACGGGGTGA
- the thiL gene encoding thiamine-phosphate kinase: MLSEFDLIKRYFRRARSGHAVLGIGDDCALLAPTPGMQTAVSTDLLIEGRHFFAGADPRMLGHKCLAVNLSDLAAMGAKPVGFTLALSLPGADPEWLEAFSSGMFALADQHDCELIGGDTTRGPLAICITVFGEIAPGHALRRDAARAGHDIWISGTLGDARLALAGYWKEIALDGEALAHAALRMHQPTPRIELGRALAVVPIAHAALDISDGLIGDLGHILEASRVGATLDVDALPAGPALAGQSLALRRRFTLAGGDDYELCFTAPASQREAVIATAAAAGTPVTRVGTIDAQPGLRLVDAAGKSLEMDVQGWDHFSGQ, encoded by the coding sequence ATGCTCTCCGAATTCGACCTCATCAAACGTTACTTCCGCCGCGCCCGTAGTGGCCACGCCGTCCTCGGCATCGGCGACGACTGCGCCCTGCTGGCCCCGACGCCCGGCATGCAGACTGCGGTCTCGACCGACCTCCTGATCGAAGGCCGCCATTTCTTTGCCGGCGCCGACCCGCGCATGCTCGGCCATAAATGCCTGGCCGTGAACCTGTCCGACCTGGCGGCGATGGGCGCGAAGCCCGTCGGCTTTACCCTTGCCCTGTCGCTGCCCGGCGCAGATCCCGAATGGCTCGAAGCCTTCTCGAGCGGGATGTTCGCGCTGGCCGACCAGCACGACTGCGAACTGATCGGCGGCGATACCACACGCGGCCCGCTGGCGATCTGCATCACCGTGTTCGGCGAAATCGCCCCCGGCCACGCGCTGCGCCGCGACGCCGCGCGCGCCGGGCACGACATCTGGATCTCGGGCACCCTGGGCGACGCGCGCCTGGCGCTGGCCGGCTACTGGAAGGAAATCGCGCTCGATGGCGAGGCCCTGGCCCACGCCGCCCTGCGCATGCACCAGCCGACGCCGCGCATCGAGCTCGGGCGCGCGCTGGCGGTGGTACCGATCGCGCACGCGGCGCTCGACATTTCCGACGGATTGATTGGCGACCTCGGGCACATCCTCGAAGCGTCGCGGGTCGGCGCCACGCTCGATGTCGACGCACTGCCCGCCGGACCGGCGCTGGCCGGGCAGTCGCTGGCGCTGCGGCGCCGGTTTACGCTGGCCGGCGGCGACGATTACGAACTATGTTTTACAGCCCCGGCCAGCCAGCGCGAGGCCGTGATCGCGACGGCGGCGGCCGCCGGTACGCCGGTGACGCGCGTCGGCACCATCGATGCCCAGCCGGGTTTACGATTGGTGGACGCGGCCGGTAAATCGCTGGAGATGGATGTGCAGGGGTGGGATCACTTCAGCGGGCAATGA